The Pseudanabaena sp. PCC 6802 genomic interval GTATCGGCAGCTAATTAGTGTCTTTAGGACGAAAAACCTCTGCTAGCTCCTCTTTAGTCATGGTGTCAGGAGAAGGGTAGGCTTTAGCATTTGGACTGCGGCAATTGATAAACAATTCTCTAATTGCCTCATCATCAGTGGGATTTTGTCTAATATAAGCTTTTAATTCTTTACGATTCATTTGGGTAAAGTTAGGTTTGGTCATCTGCGTAAAACTCCCAATTTCCATCTTCAAAAATGACAGTTTCTATCCCTTCATCGACACCAGCTAATGTTAAAGATTTATACGACGCATCATATCTAAACAAGTGAATAGGCTGTAGCATATCTGAAAGAGATTGACAGACATAGACAGAGGCGATCGCTTGTTCGTGAGTTGGCATTTACCAAAACATTTCCCGAATTGTTATAGTGCCTCTTAAATTGTACCTAAAATAGCGATCGCCGCCTTGGAATGCCTACCACTAGAGCACGATCGTGTTATGTGAAATCCGACTAATTAATTATTGATATATTGCCTACTTGTTAACGATCTCAGTCATTTTTATGGTAAGCGATCGACCGGATTTCGTACTATGGAGGTTGGCGATCGCGCTAAAGTAACTATCGGACATAATTGGATGCAATCGGCTATAATTGGCTAAGTAATTGGACATAAAATTGCCCCAATGCGTAACATTGCAATTACCCAGGAAATATTGTTACTCATTTCCGAGCTTGACGAATTTAAGGGTACTTGGAAGGCACTTAATACCCTGGCTCCCGATCGATTGGCAGCATTGCGGAAAATCGCCACGATTGAAAGCATTGGTTCCTCAACCCGCATTGAAGGAGCGCGGCTTTCCGATCGCGAGGTCAAAGATCTAATCGCAAATCTTGGACAACAGAGTCTTATTTCCCGCGACGAGCAAGAAGTAGCTGGGTATGCTGAAGTTATGGACTTAGTCTTCTCAAGTTGGGAGTCCATTCCCTTCACAGAAAATTATATTAAACAAATTCACACGATACTGCTCAAGTATAGTTCAAAAGATGAGAGGCATCGAGGTGAGTATAAGAAATTCCCAAATAACGTTCAAGCCTTTGATGTAGATGGGAAAAGCCTTGGCGTTGTGTTTGAAACTGCTTCGCCATTCGACACCCCACAACAAATGTCTGAAATTGTGACCTGGACAGCCGAACAGTTTGTCTCGCGGGAGATCCATCTACTGC includes:
- a CDS encoding DUF6887 family protein, whose amino-acid sequence is MTKPNFTQMNRKELKAYIRQNPTDDEAIRELFINCRSPNAKAYPSPDTMTKEELAEVFRPKDTN
- a CDS encoding DUF6888 family protein; its protein translation is MPTHEQAIASVYVCQSLSDMLQPIHLFRYDASYKSLTLAGVDEGIETVIFEDGNWEFYADDQT
- a CDS encoding Fic family protein codes for the protein MRNIAITQEILLLISELDEFKGTWKALNTLAPDRLAALRKIATIESIGSSTRIEGARLSDREVKDLIANLGQQSLISRDEQEVAGYAEVMDLVFSSWESIPFTENYIKQIHTILLKYSSKDERHRGEYKKFPNNVQAFDVDGKSLGVVFETASPFDTPQQMSEIVTWTAEQFVSREIHLLLAIGVFVVAFLAIHPFQDGNGRLSRILTVLLLLKAGYAYVPYSSLESIIEENKDRYYLALRKTQGTLNQDEPDWEPWLLFFLRALQRQKVRLQTKLESERIMASTLPTLSVRILELAKEHGRVTTQGIEKATGESRSTIKARLKQLTEDRLLVRYGKGRSTWYGLS